One Gossypium hirsutum isolate 1008001.06 chromosome A11, Gossypium_hirsutum_v2.1, whole genome shotgun sequence genomic window carries:
- the LOC107923152 gene encoding uncharacterized protein, whose translation MLVWVLEGSKAPPPPTPPSQRLSFKFLIQFKISNFPSLIIMKKIKKGLNRQLNQGSTQGSMGKRRKSSKKGTTMAENVVIVPSSAEKGMTLKNPTYKKQRNNENNEDPEDHQSPLRSIFCLKKIVDMKRVEETEDCFILDFNPFNSIDIAKLSAVNDGDEADLSVVAEKGQVACRDYPHSRHLCLQFPFDTTPHDRHCHLCYCYVCDSAAPCEFWVLHCDASEHVETWKSQRQVRIPKGQPSRF comes from the exons ATGCTTGTATGGGTTTTAGAGGGATCTAAAGCGCCCCCCCCCCCAACCCCTCCCAGCCAACGGTTGTCTTTCAAATTCCTTATTCAattcaagatttcaaattttcCTTCCCTTATAATcatgaagaaaataaagaagggTTTAAATCGACAGTTAAATCAGGGAAGCACACAAGGATCAATGGGAAAACgaagaaaatcaagcaaaaagGGAACGACAATGGCGGAAAATGTAGTAATAGTACCTTCATCGGCGGAGAAAGGTATGACATTAAAGAACCCTACGTACAAAAAGCAAAGgaataatgaaaataatgaagaCCCAGAGGATCATCAAAGTCCGTTGAGATctatattttgtttgaagaagaTCGTTGATATGAAACGGGTTGAAGAGACTGAGGATTGCTTTATTCTTgattttaatccttttaactCCATCGACATTGCTAAGCTTTCCGCCGTCAACGACGGCGATGAGGCTGATCTCTCCGTCGTCGCCGAGAAGGGCCAG gtGGCTTGTAGAGATTATCCACATTCAAGGCATCTATGTTTGCAATTTCCATTTGATACTACACCACATGACAGACATTGTCACCTG TGTTACTGCTATGTTTGTGATTCAGCTGCACCATGtgagttttgggtgttacattgtgATGCTTCAGAGCATGTTGAGACTTGGAAATCTCAAAGGCAAGTGAGGATCCCTAAGGGTCAGCCTTCTAGATTTTGA
- the LOC107922728 gene encoding uncharacterized protein, which produces MSWPPQSINKSLPNAKSIFFNLPKPTPCLPDVFLTVISLLFFISSTKRNPSFAKFLPFVSSDRRRFLKIPSMSHSRPPFANPQALSDWLKPRLPSDLLASWGVKPGTKNVHNLWLELSEGETSLVDSSPPLRTVNVVTVRLMGKDDLVLVESRQQLSDGSFRDRFRPLSEKMKPNETVEEAVARAVKEELGSVIDTGSVRIVPGSYIKKLEERNSASYPGLPARYVLHSVDAWVEGLPEEDFCTDEQEEYQDLNGTMELEKAVSVRKHFWKWVGNIFPFVFHCFCRFLFEGMTFFLKFTVTENNGNSSPLLPQLAVTR; this is translated from the exons ATGTCATGGCCGCCACAATCAATAAACAAATCCCTACCCAACGCCAAATCCATTTTCTTCAACCTTCCAAAGCCAACACCTTGTCTTCCCGACGTATTTCTCACTgtaatttctcttcttttcttcatcTCCTCCACTAAACGCAATCCTTCTTTTGCCAAGTTCCTTCCTTTCGTTTCTTCAGACCGACGTCGTTTTCTCAAAATCCCATCCATGTCTCACTCTCGACCCCCCTTCGCAAACCCACAAGCCCTCTCCGATTGGCTCAAACCACGGTTACCTTCCGACTTGTTAGCTTCGTGGGGGGTCAAGCCTGGAACCAAAAACGTTCACAACCTCTGGCTAGAACTCTCCGAAGGCGAAACGTCGCTCGTCGATTCATCCCCTCCGCTCCGTACGGTTAACGTCGTTACGGTTCGTCTGATGGGGAAAGACGACCTCGTCCTCGTTGAATCTCGACAACAATTGTCTGACGGTAGTTTCAGGGATCGTTTTAGACCTCTGTCGGAAAAAATGAAGCCCAATGAAACCGTTGAAGAAGCCGTGGCTCGTGCCGTGAAAGAAGAGCTTGGTTCGGTAATTGATACTGGGTCGGTCAGAATCGTGCCGGGTTCTTATATAAAGAAACTAGAGGAGCGTAATTCGGCGTCGTATCCGGGTTTGCCGGCGCGCTACGTTTTGCATTCGGTAGACGCGTGGGTTGAAGGTTTGCCGGAGGAAGATTTTTGTACTGATGAACAAGAGGAGTACCAGGATTTGAATGGGACCATGGAATTGGAGAAAGCAGTGTCTGTAAGAAAGCATTTTTGGAAATGG GTGGGGAATATATTCCCTTTTGTTTTTCACTGTTTCTGTCGATTTTTGTTTGAGGggatgactttttttttaaaatttactgtAACGGAAAATAACGGGAATAGCAGCCCGTTATTGCCGCAATTGGCCGTTACCCGTTAA
- the LOC107923173 gene encoding NDR1/HIN1-like protein 26 produces MSQVFSKSPKHCAERRRFTISKYHKKLFFAFSSFLTLLLAFIFLIWLTLHPSKPQFSLTQADIYQLSLTRPSLLNSSIQLTFLSKNPNKRVAIYYDQLQAYASYKGQQITVDTSLPPFYQDHEEANLLTAFLQGTALPVAPSFGYEVGRDQIAGKIVLSLKVNGKLRWKVGSWVSGRYRFNVNCVSIIAFGPNTAPTSPLSSNRGTQCSTTV; encoded by the coding sequence ATGTCTCAAGTCTTCTCAAAATCCCCCAAACACTGCGCCGAACGACGACGTTTCACCATTTCCAAATACCACAAGAAGCTCTTCTTCGCTTTCTCTTCCTTTTTGACCCTCCTTTTAGCCTTCATCTTCCTCATCTGGTTAACCCTTCACCCTTCCAAACCACAGTTCTCTCTCACTCAAGCGGATATCTATCAACTCAGCTTAACTCGCCCTTCCCTTCTTAACTCATCCATCCAACTCACTTTCCTCTCTAAAAACCCAAACAAAAGAGTCGCCATTTACTACGACCAGTTACAAGCTTACGCTTCATATAAAGGTCAACAAATAACTGTTGATACCTCTCTTCCTCCGTTTTATCAAGACCATGAAGAAGCCAACTTGTTGACTGCGTTTTTACAAGGAACGGCCTTGCCGGTGGCTCCGTCTTTTGGATACGAAGTTGGACGTGATCAGATCGCTGGTAAGATAGTTTTGAGCTTGAAAGTTAATGGGAAACTCCGGTGGAAAGTCGGGAGTTGGGTTTCCGGCCGTTACCGATTCAACGTTAACTGTGTGTCTATTATAGCGTTTGGACCTAATACTGCCCCAACGAGTCCATTGAGTTCAAATCGAGGGACTCAGTGTTCCACTACCGTGTGA